From one Solea solea chromosome 15, fSolSol10.1, whole genome shotgun sequence genomic stretch:
- the ppp2r5d gene encoding serine/threonine-protein phosphatase 2A 56 kDa regulatory subunit delta isoform isoform X2, with product MPNKTKKEKETNKSAKSTKSNSNTSSGKDAAAPENTEESQQQQSGSKRPSNSTPPPTQLNKIKYSGGPQLVKKERRQSSSRFSLTKNRELQKLPALKDAPPVDREELFVQKLRQCCVLFDFVSDPLSDLKYKEVKRAGLNEMVEYITHNSDVVTESIYPEAVDMFSGNLFRTLPPSSNPTGAEFDPEEDEPTLEAAWPHLQLVYEFFLRFLESPDFQPNIAKKYIDQKFVLSLLDLFDSEDPRERDFLKTILHRIYGKFLGLRAYIRRQINNIFYRFIYETEHHNGIAELLEILGSIINGFALPLKEEHKMFLIRVLLPLHKVKSLSVYHPQLAYCVVQFLEKDSSLTEPVIMGLLKFWPKTHSPKEVMFLNELEEILDVIEPSEFVKVQEPLFRQLAKCVSSPHFQVAERALYYWNNEYIMSLISDNAAKILPIMFPALYKNSKSHWNKTIHGLIYNALKLFMEMNQKLFDDCTQQYKAEKQKEKYKLKEREEIWNKIEDLAQQNPQKNKLHPLRPGLHPQDEYLLYSDSSVAVYSMETETPTAEDIQLLKKTVATEASPGVKDLKDKVLMRRKSELPQDVYTIKALEAHKRAEEYLTANQEAL from the exons ATGCCGAACAAAACCAAGAAGGAGAAG gaaacaaacaaatctgccaAATCGACAAAGAGCAACAGCAACACGAGCAGTGGGAAAGATGCTGCTGCTCCGGAGAACACTGAAGAG tcccagcagcagcagagcggcaGTAAACGTCCCAGTAACAGCACGCCTCCTCCCACTCAGCTCAATAAGATCAAATACTCTGGAGGACCTCAGCTGGTGAAGAAGGAGCGACGCCAGAGCTCGTCACGCTTCAGCCTCACCAAGAACCGAGAGCTGCAGAAGCTGCCCGCGCTAAAGG ATGCCCCGCCCGTGGACCGGGAGGAGCTGTTCGTCCAGAAGCTGCGTCAGTGCTGCGTCCTCTTCGACTTTGTCAGTGACCCTCTGAGTGACCTCAAGTATAAGGAGGTGAAGAGGGCGGGGCTTAACGAGATGGTTGAGTACATCACACACAACAGCGACGTGGTGACGGAGTCCATTTACCCCGAGGCCGTGGacatg ttttcAGGGAATTTGTTCCGGactcttcctccttcttcaaACCCGACTGGAGCAGAGTTTGACCCTGAGGAGGACGAGCCCACACTGGAGGCCGCCTGGCCTCACCTGCAG CTTGTGTACGAGTTCTTCCTTCGCTTCCTGGAGTCTCCAGACTTTCAGCCAAACATCGCCAAAAAATACATCGACCAGAAGTTTGTCCTGTCG TTGCTCGACCTCTTTGACAGCGAAGatcccagagagagagacttcctGAAGACCATCCTCCACCGGATCTACGGGAAGTTCCTCGGACTGCGAGCGTACATTCGCCGCCAGATCAACAACATTTTCTACAG gTTTATTTATGAAACTGAGCATCACAACGGCATCGCTGAGCTGCTGGAGATACTtggcag TATAATCAACGGCTTCGCTCTCCCTCTCAAAGAAGAACACAAGATGTTTCTGATCAGAGTTCTTCTGCCGCTTCACAAAGTCAAGTCTCTGAGCGTCTACCACCCTCAG CTAGCGTACTGTGTGGTCCAGTTCCTGGAGAAGGACAGCAGTCTGACTGAGCCG GTGATCATGGGTCTGTTGAAATTCTGGCCCAAGACTCACAGTCCAAAGGAGGTGATGTTCCTGAACGAGCTGGAGGAGATTCTGGACGTCATCGAACCGTCCGAGTTTGTCAAAGTCCAGGAGCCACTTTTCAGACAACTGGCCAAGTGTGTGTCCAGTCCACACTTCCAG GTGGCAGAGCGAGCTCTGTATTACTGGAATAACGAGTACATCATGAGTCTGATCAGTGACAACGCAGCCAAGATTCTGCCGATCATGTTTCCTGCTCTGTACAAGAACTCCAAGAGCCACTGGAacaa GACGATCCATGGTCTGATCTACAATGCTCTGAAACTGTTTATGGAGATGAACCAGAAGCTGTTTGACGACTGTACGCAGCAATACAAGGCTGAGAAACAGAA agaaaaatacaaactgaaggagagagaggaaatctGGAACAAGATAGAAGACCTCGCTCAACAGAATCCACAG AAAAATAAGCTCCACCCCCTCCGCCCTGGACTCCACCCACAAGATGAG tacctGTTGTACAGTGACAGCTCTGTAGCTGTGTACTCGATGGAAACAGAGACTCCAACAGCAGAAGATATTCAACTGCTGAAGAAAACTGTGGCGACAGAGGCCTCACcg ggtGTGAAGGACCTGAAGGACAAAGTCCTGATGAGAAGGAAGTCCGAGCTGCCACAAGACGTTTACACCATCAAAGCTCTCGAGGCTCACAAGAGAGCCGAGGAATATCTGACAGCCAATCAGGAGGCTCTCTGA
- the ppp2r5d gene encoding serine/threonine-protein phosphatase 2A 56 kDa regulatory subunit delta isoform isoform X1 gives MPNKTKKEKETNKSAKSTKSNSNTSSGKDAAAPENTEESQQQQSGSKRPSNSTPPPTQLNKIKYSGGPQLVKKERRQSSSRFSLTKNRELQKLPALKDAPPVDREELFVQKLRQCCVLFDFVSDPLSDLKYKEVKRAGLNEMVEYITHNSDVVTESIYPEAVDMFSGNLFRTLPPSSNPTGAEFDPEEDEPTLEAAWPHLQLVYEFFLRFLESPDFQPNIAKKYIDQKFVLSLLDLFDSEDPRERDFLKTILHRIYGKFLGLRAYIRRQINNIFYRFIYETEHHNGIAELLEILGSIINGFALPLKEEHKMFLIRVLLPLHKVKSLSVYHPQLAYCVVQFLEKDSSLTEPVIMGLLKFWPKTHSPKEVMFLNELEEILDVIEPSEFVKVQEPLFRQLAKCVSSPHFQVPEPEPLKMMMVIVVMVVMMSSCVQVAERALYYWNNEYIMSLISDNAAKILPIMFPALYKNSKSHWNKTIHGLIYNALKLFMEMNQKLFDDCTQQYKAEKQKEKYKLKEREEIWNKIEDLAQQNPQKNKLHPLRPGLHPQDEYLLYSDSSVAVYSMETETPTAEDIQLLKKTVATEASPGVKDLKDKVLMRRKSELPQDVYTIKALEAHKRAEEYLTANQEAL, from the exons ATGCCGAACAAAACCAAGAAGGAGAAG gaaacaaacaaatctgccaAATCGACAAAGAGCAACAGCAACACGAGCAGTGGGAAAGATGCTGCTGCTCCGGAGAACACTGAAGAG tcccagcagcagcagagcggcaGTAAACGTCCCAGTAACAGCACGCCTCCTCCCACTCAGCTCAATAAGATCAAATACTCTGGAGGACCTCAGCTGGTGAAGAAGGAGCGACGCCAGAGCTCGTCACGCTTCAGCCTCACCAAGAACCGAGAGCTGCAGAAGCTGCCCGCGCTAAAGG ATGCCCCGCCCGTGGACCGGGAGGAGCTGTTCGTCCAGAAGCTGCGTCAGTGCTGCGTCCTCTTCGACTTTGTCAGTGACCCTCTGAGTGACCTCAAGTATAAGGAGGTGAAGAGGGCGGGGCTTAACGAGATGGTTGAGTACATCACACACAACAGCGACGTGGTGACGGAGTCCATTTACCCCGAGGCCGTGGacatg ttttcAGGGAATTTGTTCCGGactcttcctccttcttcaaACCCGACTGGAGCAGAGTTTGACCCTGAGGAGGACGAGCCCACACTGGAGGCCGCCTGGCCTCACCTGCAG CTTGTGTACGAGTTCTTCCTTCGCTTCCTGGAGTCTCCAGACTTTCAGCCAAACATCGCCAAAAAATACATCGACCAGAAGTTTGTCCTGTCG TTGCTCGACCTCTTTGACAGCGAAGatcccagagagagagacttcctGAAGACCATCCTCCACCGGATCTACGGGAAGTTCCTCGGACTGCGAGCGTACATTCGCCGCCAGATCAACAACATTTTCTACAG gTTTATTTATGAAACTGAGCATCACAACGGCATCGCTGAGCTGCTGGAGATACTtggcag TATAATCAACGGCTTCGCTCTCCCTCTCAAAGAAGAACACAAGATGTTTCTGATCAGAGTTCTTCTGCCGCTTCACAAAGTCAAGTCTCTGAGCGTCTACCACCCTCAG CTAGCGTACTGTGTGGTCCAGTTCCTGGAGAAGGACAGCAGTCTGACTGAGCCG GTGATCATGGGTCTGTTGAAATTCTGGCCCAAGACTCACAGTCCAAAGGAGGTGATGTTCCTGAACGAGCTGGAGGAGATTCTGGACGTCATCGAACCGTCCGAGTTTGTCAAAGTCCAGGAGCCACTTTTCAGACAACTGGCCAAGTGTGTGTCCAGTCCACACTTCCAGgtaccagaaccagaaccactgaagatgatgatggtgatagtggtgatggtggtgatgatgtcgTCATGTGTGCAGGTGGCAGAGCGAGCTCTGTATTACTGGAATAACGAGTACATCATGAGTCTGATCAGTGACAACGCAGCCAAGATTCTGCCGATCATGTTTCCTGCTCTGTACAAGAACTCCAAGAGCCACTGGAacaa GACGATCCATGGTCTGATCTACAATGCTCTGAAACTGTTTATGGAGATGAACCAGAAGCTGTTTGACGACTGTACGCAGCAATACAAGGCTGAGAAACAGAA agaaaaatacaaactgaaggagagagaggaaatctGGAACAAGATAGAAGACCTCGCTCAACAGAATCCACAG AAAAATAAGCTCCACCCCCTCCGCCCTGGACTCCACCCACAAGATGAG tacctGTTGTACAGTGACAGCTCTGTAGCTGTGTACTCGATGGAAACAGAGACTCCAACAGCAGAAGATATTCAACTGCTGAAGAAAACTGTGGCGACAGAGGCCTCACcg ggtGTGAAGGACCTGAAGGACAAAGTCCTGATGAGAAGGAAGTCCGAGCTGCCACAAGACGTTTACACCATCAAAGCTCTCGAGGCTCACAAGAGAGCCGAGGAATATCTGACAGCCAATCAGGAGGCTCTCTGA
- the znf318 gene encoding zinc finger protein 318: MYRGRPPPRGNYPPSFEGRGPRPYPGPDYRDDRNRPKPPYQHGFHEQGIVDPYRRSPPRRRHPSPGSGSHRGAEYWPGGPPRERSLSPHKSVPLDHNLVITVGNELTSKSGSTPSHSHDRDFPARPEQSRAKSQGRSKSRPRSQSQSPDRSRAKSQGRSKSRPRSSSRSPDGSRAKSRGRSKSRPRSRSQSPDRSRAKSRGRSKSRPRSRSQSQSPDRSRAKSRGRSKSRPRDRSRSPDRSRDKSRGRSKSRHVSRSRSKSRSRSRGRSRGRSFSKPAGRVRSKSRHKSRSSSSSSSGCSRDERYKKNREFRELEMARRRKEMEDILNQPTKSILKKRNDSEDSPSVRSIDSPRAIDGMSQIADQLLHAMKGMEPHMVASLLSELRSDPQMAQRLGLDTEIKEILNLLGGTGMGTKADTKAVDDIDDEEKFLYGDCEEPKPPPMSESFRHHGLDQYGDVTEDTLYGDYTQTQSVMDQTYGHPPIVAPHHQAPPTAVEPDIRYVSQPTIGPHQNITVQVANPSCSADTEALEEYEKIQDLLKTIGLDLGVTEISKMAARTKERLHGNKPAPKTPVRRRQYSSGSSDGGRRRRSHSSSSSSSSSSSSRSRSRGRKRGGSWSSDNVGRKSTSQKSNKDVNEMKSEQHSPMVPPPHKDAPPITPNPTGLPPHTAVPVPPYPPPPPHNMMPTNYPPPGYSQYANYMPYMHQQWPPMYPPPNMSLPPPAAHEDFPAAQPYQDPYQDPYHQPGPEPVVKASVKVDNEKGGAKRGSLERKVSEKENNESQKQKVLEEREKLKQEREVRMKKKEYLMKELEQLRKQQGELLRKKRREKEGHKDPLLQEISHLQEDVMTQIANLRKEHEAAEKKRSEIDKVALILGIGPSDRPRKGAKPQLDREGESAPPPEKKKREAERSPDGRPASSSATLKTSAAPSQGTSPDKKSAVGVPPVTPPPEPFEYYDAGNHWCKSCNVTSGSMFDFYTHLQGKSHRKTLDPYDRPWATSPTKVVKNVPPEEKLTKPAKGSEFLLPVRGFFCLLCKEFYGDAICAEEHVTTHAHNEKYKKQMYENPLYEQRRNLDRQAGLALDMSGKKRKHEEDEKGGKDKEEKTKHKKEKKDKEKKKEDDGDASHKEEKSKVKEEEEENLKRSKMVEDLKNAKSLEEERPSQSKKDDKYRYSKGDEERADRYKYSRDDDFRHRYRRDDDDRPKYGPKNDEDRYKYGKYDSKSRYDRERGEGKPFKNIDLEKPAGQPEVSRPEPPPKAYDPPKIFCGPSPAMRAKLRKQSQEAGKPVPVSTPATFGKFTWKKKENTLAKVAEKIAAEFTKEDEAEASKKSASVEDSFAKTMAVAKEIAEKLGNQEVPPPPFVSNGANRGWVRPNLKASAPFFKKTNMMGKPAPLNTFLSLRPGGIIGPLPKDSSDPFTKAIAAQNQLLGATVAPPIGKPAPLVAAPIPAVSTPKPSEAKSLLPVTRPALIGPVPAVSSPKPPEAKPPFPVTRPALIGPVPAVSSPKPPEAKPPLPGTRPALIGPVPAVSSPKPPLPVTRPGPVGPVPALSTPKPTEAKPPFPVSRLAQTEIQPAPTVSKIVTTEATPAFKPPPSVATPVPSAPKSTQPTMVKIVSDVAAPGVPESEQTLTVFVKPPPFMNMSDRVQKSDKMKTNQGVAKAQELLGIFYSSVGQSGPSITRPDSKADKSSSSSLPAPEAPQPWPLAQTQLQPSPAVHTVPQPSPVVHTAPQPSLAVHTVPQPSPAVHIVTQPSLAVHIVTQPSPAVHTVPQPSPVHTVPQPSPVVHTISQPSPVVHTVPQSAPSTSQTSPQDQPQSELQISSVWSLTCSATPEVAPSETSQSTQPTLTPSAQFEVHSEAVVHSSTSASESQTTTQTEPEPVPQPQAEPAAHSESHQDALSHLETHPESTPEPKLKPSPKSRGKKTSPVTACPVRQTRYQTRRQQRQNQPEPEPESASESADCDPKSLELLDPGASSQLEEGVPSESDHQVMQITPETLGLPSDMTSLDFDYDFNFE, encoded by the exons ATGTACCGTGGTCGGCCTCCGCCGAGAGGAAACTACCCGCCGTCTTTCGAGGGACGAGGACCGCGGCCTTACCCAGGCCCGGACTACAGAGACGACCGGAACCGGCCCAAACCTCCGTACCAGCATGGCTTCCACGAGCAAGGTATCGTGGACCCCTACCGCCGCTCCCCGCCGCGCAGGAGGCACCCTTCCCCCGGGTCTGGAAGCCACCGAGGCGCCGAGTACTGGCCCGGCGGTCCACCGAGAGAG AGGTCGCTGTCGCCACACAAGTCCGTACCCCTTGACCACAATCTGGTCATCACTGTTGGTAATGAGTTGACGTCAAAGTCTGGCTCCACCCCTTCACACTCTCATGACAG AGACTTCCCTGCTCGACCTGAGCAGAGCCGGGCCAAGAGTCAAGGTCGGAGTAAGAGTCGGCCTCGCAGCCAAAGCCAGAGTCCAGACAGGAGTCGTGCAAAGAGCCAAGGACGCAGTAAAAGCCGGCCCCGCAGCTCGAGCCGGAGTCCAGACGGGAGCAGGGCCAAGAGTCGAGGACGGAGCAAGAGTCGGCCCCGCAGCCGCAGCCAGAGCCCAGATCGGAGCAGGGCCAAGAGTCGAGGACGGAGCAAGAGTCGGCCCCGCAGCCGCAGCCAGAGCCAGAGTCCAGATCGGAGCAGGGCCAAGAGCAGAGGGCGCAGTAAGAGTCGGCCCCGTGACCGGAGCCGGAGTCCGGATCGGAGCCGGGACAAGAGCCGAGGACGGAGCAAAAGTCGCCATGTTAGCAGGTCAAGATCTAaatccaggtccaggtccagagGCAGGAGCAGAGGCAGAAGCTTCAGCAAACCAGCCGGTCGCGTCCGCAGTAAGAGCCGACACAAGAGCCGCAGCTCAAGCAGCAGCTCGAGCGGCTGCAGCAGAGACGAACGCTACAAGAAAAACAGGGAATTCAGAGAGCTGGAGATGGCGCGACGCAGGAAGGAGATGGAGGACATACTGAACCAACCCACAAAATCCATCCTGAAGAAACGCAATGACTCCGAGGACTCACCATCAGTCCGG AGCATCGACTCTCCCCGAGCCATCGATGGCATGTCTCAGATCGCCGACCAGCTGCTGCATGCAATGAAAGGCATGGAGCCTCACATGGTAGCATCCTTGCTGTCGGAGCTGCGATCCGACCCACAGATGGCCCAACGTCTCGGTTTGGACACAGAGATCAAGGAGATCCTGAATCTTTTGGGGGGGACGGGCATGGGGACCAAGGCGGATACGAAGGCAGTGGATGACATCGATGATGAGGAGAAGTTTCTGTACGGAGATTGCGAGGAGCCCAAACCTCCGCCCATGTCTGAGTCATTCAGACACCATGGACTTGACCAGTATGGAGATGTGACGGAGGATACACTGTACGGAGACTATACACAAACCCAATCTGTCATGGATCAGACCTATGGCCACCCTCCGATTGTCGCGCCTcaccaccaggctcctcctaCCGCAGTGGAGCCGGACATTAGGTACGTGAGCCAGCCCACTATTGGCCCGCACCAGAACATCACAGTCCAGGTGGCGAACCCTTCCTGCTCTGCAGATACAGAAGCACTGGAGGAGTACGAGAAGATCCAGGACCTGCTGAAGACCATAGGTCTAGACCTGGGTGTCACCGAGATCAGCAAGATGGCTGCCAGGACCAAAGAACGTCTACATGGAAACAAACCTGCTCCAAAGACGCCGGTACGCCGCAGGCAGTACTCCTCTGGCAGCTCTGACGGAGGCCGCAGGCGGCGGAGtcacagcagctccagcagcagcagcagcagcagcagcagcaggagccgCAGCAGGGGGCGCAAGCGGGGGGGCAGCTGGAGCAGCGACAATGTTGGCAGGAAGTCTACTTCACAAAAATCTAACAAAGATGTCAACGAGATGAAGAGCGAGCAACATTCTCCTATGGTGCCACCGCCGCACAAAGACGCCCCGCCAATAACCCCTAACCCCACTGGTCTTCCTCCTCACACTGCGGTGCCCGTGCCCCCCTATCCCCCTCCACCGCCCCACAACATGATGCCGACCAACTACCCCCCACCAGGATACAGTCAGTATGCAAACTACATGCCCTACATGCACCAGCAGTGGCCGCCAATGTACCCGCCCCCTAATATGAGCCTGCCCCCGCCCGCTGCCCATGAAGACTTCCCCGCCGCTCAGCCGTACCAGGACCCATACCAGGACCCGTATCACCAGCCGGGCCCTGAGCCAGTAGTCAAAG caTCAGTGAAAGTGGACAACGAGAAGGGAGGAGCCAAGCGCGGGAGCCTTGAACGGAAGGTGTCCGAGAAGGAGAACAACGAGAGCCAGAAACAAAAG GttctggaggagagagagaagctgaagcAGGAGCGAGAGGTCcggatgaagaagaaggagtaTCTGATGAAGGAGCTGGAGCAACTCAGGAAGCAACAAG GTGAACTCCTGAGGAAGAAGCGGCGGGAGAAGGAGGGTCACAAAGACCCTCTGCTGCAGGAGATCAGCCACCTGCAGGAGGACGTCATGACTCAGATCGCCAACCTGCGCAAGGAGCATGAGGCCGCCGAGAAGAAACGCAGTGAGATTGACAAGGTGGCACTCATCCTCGGTATCGGCCCCAGCGATCGGCCCCGCAAGGGCGCTAAACCCCAGCTGGACCGCGAGGGTGAGTCAGCGCCGccaccagagaagaagaaacggGAGGCAGAGCGGAGTCCAGATGGTCGGCCGGCGTCCAGCAGCGCCACGTTAAAG ACTTCGGCGGCGCCATCGCAGGGGACGTCCCCCGACAAGAAGTCGGCTGTCGGTGTGCCTCCTGTGACTCCACCCCCGGAGCCATTTGAATACTACGACGCTGGAAACCACTGGTGCAAAAGCTGTAACGTCACCTCTGGTTCCATGTTTGACTTTTACACGCACTTGCAAGGCAAATCGCACCggaag ACTCTGGACCCGTATGACCGACCCTGGGCCACGTCTCCAACCAAAGTCGTGAAGAACGTCCCACCAGAGGAGAAACTGACCAAACCAGCCAAAG GTTCTGAGTTCCTGTTGCCCGTCAGAGGATTCTTCTGTCTGCTGTGTAAAGAGTTTTACGGAGACGCCATCTGTGCCGAGGAGCACGTCACCACACACGCTCACAACGAGAAATACAAG AAACAAATGTATGAGAATCCGCTTTACGAACAGAGGAGAAACCTGGACCGGCAGGCGGGACTGGCCTTGGACATGAGTGGAAAGAAACGCAAACATGAGGAAGACGAAAAGGGCGGGAAAGACAAGGAGGAGAAGACCAAAcacaaaaaggagaagaaggacaaggagaagaaaaaggaggaTGATGGTGACGCTTCTCACAAGGAGgagaaaagtaaagtaaaggaggaagaagaggagaatctGAAGCGCAGCAAGATGGTGGAGGACTTAAAAAATGCCAAGAGTCTGGAAGAGGAGCGGCCTTCACAGAGCAAGAAGGATGACAAATACCGCTACAGCAAAGGGGACGAGGAGAGGGCAGACCGATACAAATACAGCAGAGATGATGACTTTCGCCACCGCTATCGTAGGGACGATGATGACAGGCCCAAATATGGTCCAAAAAATGACGAGGATCGGTATAAATACGGCAAATATGATTCCAAATCAAGATACGACAGAGAACGAGGCGAGGGgaaaccatttaaaaacatagaTCTTGAAAAGCCAGCAGGGCAACCCGAGGTCAGCAGGCCTGAACCTCCACCAAAGGCCTATGACCCACCCAAAATCTTCTGTGGGCCCAGTCCGGCCATGAGAGCCAAGCTCCGCAAACAGAGCCAGGAGGCTGGCAAACCAGTTCCTGTGAGCACGCCCGCAACATTTGGAAAGTTCACgtggaagaagaaggagaataCGCTCGCAAAGGTTGCCGAGAAAATCGCTGCTGAATTCACCAAGGAAGATGAAGCAGAGGCGAGTAAGAAGTCGGCCTCTGTAGAGGATTCTTTTGCAAAGACCATGGCTGTCGCTAAGGAAATCGCAGAGAAGCTAGGGAACCAAGAagtacctcctcctccttttgtgTCCAATGGCGCCAACCGGGGATGGGTCCGGCCCAACCTTAAAGCATCTGCTCCTTTcttcaagaaaacaaacatgatggGAAAACCTGCACCTCTGAacacttttctctccctcagaCCCGGAGGTATAATAGGACCTCTTCCAAAAGACTCTTCTGACCCTTTCACAAAGGCCATAGCAGCTCAGAATCAACTGCTGGGAGCCACAGTTGCGCCTCCTATTGGCAAACCAGCCCCATTAGTGGCTGCACCCATCCCAGCTGTGTCTACACCAAAGCCTTCTGAGGCTAAATCTCTATTGCCAGTGACCAGACCTGCACTAATTGGGCCAGTCCCAGCTGTGTCCTCACCTAAACCACCTGAGGCTAAACCTCCATTCCCAGTGACCAGACCTGCACTAATTGGACCAGTCCCAGCTGTGTCCTCACCTAAACCACCTGAGGCTAAACCTCCATTGCCAGGGACCAGACCTGCACTAATTGGACCAGTCCCAGCTGTGTCCTCACCTAAACCTCCATTGCCAGTGACCAGACCTGGACCAGTTGGGCCAGTCCCAGCTTTGTCTACACCGAAACCTACTGAGGCTAAACCGCCATTCCCAGTGTCCAGACTGGCACAAACTGAGATTCAACCAGCACCAACTGTTTCTAAAATTGTCACAACTGAAGCAACCCCAGCCTTTAAACCTCCACCCTCTGTGGCTACTCCAGTTCCATCTGCACCCAAATCCACACAACCAACAATGGTGAAGATAGTGTCGGACGTGGCAGCTCCTGGTGTCCCCGAGAGTGAGCAAACTCTGACTGTATTTGTCAAGCCTCCACCTTTTATGAACATGAGTGACAGAGTTCAGAAGTCAGACAAAATGAAGACCAACCAGGGCGTAGCCAAAGCTCAAGAATTATTGGGAATCTTCTACAGCAGTGTTGGCCAATCAGGTCCTTCCATCACCAGACCAGACTCCAAAGCTGACAAGAGTAGCAGCAGTTCACTTCCAGCCCCAGAAGCACCACAACCTTGGCCTCTGGCCCAAACCCAGCTTCAACCTTCACCGGCGGTCCACACCGTTCCTCAACCATCACCGGTGGTCCACACCGCTCCTCAACCTTCACTGGCGGTCCACACCGTTCCTCAACCATCACCGGCGGTCCACATCGTTACTCAACCATCACTGGCGGTCCACATCGTTACTCAACCATCACCGGCGGTTCACACTGTTCCTCAACCTTCACCTGTCCACACCGTTCCTCAACCTTCACCGGTGGTCCACACCATTTCTCAACCTTCACCGGTGGTCCACACCGTTCCACAATCAGCCCCAAGCACTTCCCAAACAAGTCCACAGGACCAGCCACAGTCTGAACTTCAGATCTCATCAGTTTGGTCCTTGACCTGTAGCGCAACACCTGAGGTGGCTCCATCTGAAACATCTCAGTCAACTCAACCTACGCTGACTCCATCAGCTCAGTTTGAGGTTCACAGTGAAGCTGTAGTCCATTCCTCAACCTCTGCATCAGAGTCCCAAACCACCACACAGACCGAGCCAGAACCAGTACCGCAGCCCCAGGCAGAACCTGCTGCACATTCTGAATCACATCAGGATGCTCTTTCTCATCTAGAGACCCACCCTGAATCAACTCCAGAACCCAAACTTAAACCGAGCCCCAAATCTAGAGGCAAGAAAACCTCCCCTGTTACTGCCTGCCCGGTCCGGCAGACCAGATACCAGACCCGGCGGCAACAGCGGCAGAACCAGCCTGAGCCAGAACCCGAATCAGCCTCTGAATCAGCGGATTGTGACCCGAAGAGCCTGGAGCTCTTGGACCCGGGCGCAAGTTCACAGTTGGAAGAAGGGGTACCTAGTGAGTCAGACCATCAGGTGATGCAGATCACTCCTGAAACCCTGGGCCTCCCCTCTGACATGACCTCACTGGACTTTGACTATGACTTTAACTTTGAGTAG